Genomic DNA from Filimonas effusa:
CCTTGGTAAACTTAAATTAACCAATATCAGCTGCGGTAATTGCCCTGGCTGTAAAAGCCTTAATAAACCATCGTAATTTGGAGCAAACCCTGCTATCTCAAAATGCCCGTCCAGATGCTCCCGCATAAGACTGCATTCATCCGCATCATCCTCCACAATAAGGATGCGTTTTCGGATTACAGATGTTGTTAACTGGGTCATAGTAGTATACTTTAACACATTAAAACTATCCATTTACCCCATCATCCATTAACCTTCCAACCCATTTTAAGTGTCATTTATAACCCCATCCCGCTCCTTTAAACCCCTTTTAATAATATCCACCCATCTTCACCCGTCTTTAAGCTCCTGGTAATGCAATCGCTCCCAAAAATCGTCCTCAGATCCGCTTCCGACCTCCCCAAAAACAAAACCGGCGATTCAATAAGAACCGCCGGCACTTTATAAAAAAATCAATGAACAATAAATGATCTGAAACAGAAAATGACAACAATTAAATCCTGTCGCCTATATCCCTAAAAATAACTCAGGTTGGTCTTGGGCGTCAGCTTCAGCAACGTCTCGTACATCAGCTTGATGGTATGCTCAATATCATTCTTATGTATCATCTCAACAGTCGTATGCATATAACGTAACGGCAGCGATATCAGCACAGAAGGACAACCATCATTCGCATAAGCAAAACTATCGGTATCCGTACCGGTACTGCGGCTTACAGTACGCAGCTGCACAGGAATTTCTTTCTCTTCAGCTACTTCCTGAACCAGGTCTAACAACTTGTTATGCACCGCAGGACCATAGGCCAGCGAAGGACCACGGCCGCACAATACATCGCCTTCTACAATCTTATTCACCATAGGGGTATGCGTGTCATGCGTTACGTCGGTGATGATCGCTACATCAGGTTTAATACGGCGTGCAATCATCTCTGCGCCACGTAAACCAATCTCCTCCTGTACCGCATTTACAATGTATAAAGCAAAAGGTAGCTTCTTCTTATTCTCTTTTAATAAACGGGCAACCTCGGCGATCATAAAACCTCCCGCACGGTTATCCATGGCACGGCCAACATAATAATCATACGCCAGCTCCTCAAACCCTTCATCATACGTAACCACGGCACCAATATGAATACCCAAAGCCTCCACTTCTTTCTTGCTGCGCGCACCGCAATCCAGGAACAGGTTTTCCACCTTGGGCTGGGGCTCTTTATTGTCGTTGTTGCTCAAACGTGTATGAATGGCAGGCCAGCCAAAAACAGCCTTTACAGCACCCTTCTTGCCATGTATCAGCACACGCTTGCTGGGAGCTATCTGGTGGTCTACACCGCCATTACGCTTAAGATAAATAAGCCCCTGGTCATTGATGTAGTTCACAAACCAGCTGATCTCATCCGCATGCCCCTCTATCACCACCTTGAATTTCTCCTGCGGGTTAATGACGCCTACTGCCGTACCATAAGGATCGGTAAAATAAGTATCAACATAAGGTTGAAGATAGTCCAGCCATAACTTCTGCCCGCTGCTCTCAAAACCAACAGGAGAAGCATTATTGATATAGTTCCGGAAGAATTCTAATGACGATTCGGTCAGCACACCTTTCTCTTTCGCCTTTTTTTCTTTTGCCATATAATTTTATATTTTAATAAGTGTTATGCCTATGATACCGCAAATAGCCTTTACCATCATAAGCCCGTCAATGACCGCAAGATAATACAGAATATTTTTACGCTCGTGTAACGACCAGCCCACCCATACCATCCACACAAAAGGAATAGTGTTGGCTACAATTCGCCCTGCCGGGAAATGATTCAGCGCCGCAAAACAAAAGAAACTGAATAACCCCAGAACAGTAAGCGGTATAATGATAAAGAAAAGCGTCTTCCGTAACCCCACGCGAACAACAAAGGTCTTAAGCTGCTTGTTCGAGTCCGACGCGTAATCCTTAATATCGAACATGATACAAAGTACCGTAATGAACATCCAGTTCTTCAGCGAAAACCAGGCGATATGATACGGGGATATCTTCCATAACCCCGCTTCCGCAGCATGCCATATAAGCGGGTATATCGCAACTGCCCCCGTCCATACAAAGCCTATTACAAAGGGTTTCATCCAGCCTGTACGGCGCAGGTTCAGCCGCAGCGGCCGGAATAGCGGAATGTCATAATACAGGGCAGCAACAACAGGAAATAGGAAAACCAGCCCCCAGTAACCAACAGGTAAATGCACCAGTGCTGACCCATACCTAAATAGGAGATAGGCCGTACAAACAACCCCGGTAATCCCCAATGTCCATTGCGAACCACGTATAAAGTGGGCATGATGGTAATACCACAGCGCACGGGCATTTTGCACGTCAACATAATGCTCATTTATATACGCATAGGTGTAGTAAACCACCGATCCGCAGAATAAGGCGATGTAAAACGCCGGATGATTCAGGGTAAGTCCAAGCTGGAGATTGGTCTCTATAGCAAGCGCAACAGCACAGCAACCATAAAAATAGTTGCCGAAAAGAAGCAGGTCAGTGAAACGCTTCCACAAAAGAAAATGCTTTATTCTATGACAATAATGCCCGTCTTAACGGTATCGCTAACGTTCCGGGCCCTATCCTGCACCCATATCTTGTAATAGCCGCTGTCTGTTTTTTCCCCGCTGACGGAAGCGCAGAAATTACTGATAAAGGCATTGTAATTGGGATTATCAAGACCATTGTAGAAAGTAATGTCTATCTCAGCCTTCAGGCTGCCCTGGGAAGGGAAATCGGCTATTTTATACTTGGTGATCTCGTTCGAAGGTTCACAGGAATAACGGACACGCTCCATAAATAAAGTGTCCTGTATATCGCCTTCCTTATCGGTAACGTCTAAAACGATGTTCAATACCTGGTTTTGCGATACCCTGTCAGTGTTCACACTCTTCAGCTTGATCTGGGGTTTCGTCGTAAACTGATCTTTTTTACAGGCAGCAACTCCTACTCCTATCAATATTACCGCAACTATCAATAATTTTGCTTTCATTTTGTCTGCTTTCATGTCAAATTTAAACAAAACAACGTATCCCGGATTACTCCCTTCATTGTTTGTTAACAAACTTTTTGAAGATACCCTGGCTTTCGACGCCGCTGCCTTGTCGCTGGCTGCATTTCAATACCAGCACAATAAACCCTATCAGCAATGGTGCCAGCTGCTCCAAAAGCCCGATCCCACGGCCGCAGGCCTTGCCGGCATCCCCTTCCTTCCGGTGTCTTTCTTTAAAACACAGGAAGTAATTACAGGCTCGTTTACACCTGAAATCGTCTTCGAAAGCAGCGGTACAACCCAAACCGTCAACAGCCGCCACCTGGTAAAAGACCTGTCTGTCTATGAGAAAAGCTGCATCACAGCCTTCGAAAGGCTTTATGGCCCCATCGCCGATTGGTGTATCATAGGCCTCTTGCCAGCCTACCTCGAACGTCAGAACTCCTCCCTGGTACATATGGTCAACAGGTTCATGGAACGCTCCGGCCGCCCCGAAAATGGCTTCTATCTCTACGATCACGCCCAGCTTCATCAAACCTTGCTGTCCCTCGAAGCCCGTAAGCAAAAAACACTGCTCATAGGCGTAACATTCGGCCTGCTCGATTTTGCAGCAGCTTATCCCATGCAGCTCGGGCACACCGTCATAATGGAAACAGGTGGCATGAAAGGCCGCCGCGCCGAACTAACCCGCTACGAACTCCATGCATACCTGCAACAGCAACTGGGCGTCTCCGCCATTCACTCCGAATACGGTATGACCGAACTCCTCAGCCAGGGCTATTCCCTGGGAGAAGGACGCTTCGTCTGCCCCCCATGGATGAAAATACTGGTCAGGGATGAAGAAGATCCGTTAGTTGTCTCCCTGCAGGGCAAAGGCATCATCAATGTCATCGACCTTGCCAACATCTTCAGCTGTGCTTTCATCGCCACCGACGATGTAGGCACAGTTTACCCCGATGGTTCATTTGAAGTCTGGGGCAGGGTAGATGCCAGCGACATCCGCGGCTGTAGTCTCATGGTGGTTTAAGAAGGCCTGTCCTTCGTATTCTTGATCAGGCCAATACCGGCAAAAAAGAAGATGAGCCCCAGGATGGAATAAATGGCGATAGCCTTGATATTCCTGACGCCGCCCGACCCGTTCATGAACTGTACGGCCGCCAGTATTAATCCCAGTGCCCCTAATAAGGAAAAAAGAATACCCAATACGCGCTTTTCCATAGTGTTTTTTAGGAAATACAGGTTACAAATAATATGCTATGATTTAGGGGGATATTCCCTTTATTCATTATATTTGATCAACCTTACACCTATAACCTGATACACTATGATTCGCTTTGCTTGCCTTCCACTATCCGTTGACCTTCCATCCATACAACACGAGGTAACACAACTTACTACAGAATGGATGCCTCACCTCAACACAAAATACTATACCGGTAATTGGGATATAAAATCACTCCGTTCGCCGCGCGGTGCAGAAGATAACAGCGTTCCCGACCTTATGAGCGCCGGCGATACCTATCTCGATACCCCCCTCATGGCGCGATGCCCCGCTATACAGGAATTTACCGGTAACCTGCAATGCAACATCATGTCCGTAAGGTTGATGAACCTGAGAAGTGGTGCCGTCATTAAACCACACCGCGACTACGACCTCTGTTTCGAAAAAGGAGAAGCCAGGATCCATGTCCCTGTATTCACAAACGATCAGGTTACGTTTTATTGTGAAGAACAACTGGTGCCCATGCGCGAAGGCGAATGCTGGTACATCAATGCCAATAAAACACATCAGGTCGCCAACCGCGGAACTTCCGACCGCATTCACCTCGTCATAGACTGCGTGGTGAACGACTGGATGAAAGACCTCTTCGGGCGTGCAGAAAAAAATGAAGTGCCTGATATCCTGGATGTGCAGGAAACCATGGCTTTGATTGCCGCATTGAAAACGCACCATACAGAAATGGCAAACACCATGGCAGCTTCACTCCAAGCGCAACTCGAAGCGCAGGCCACAGCATAACTAAAAAAACACTCGAACCTATATGACAACCGCTTTACACCAGGCTGCATTGGCCGGCTGGATACCCTTTAAATTACGCAATGGTACAGAAGTGCAATGGCTATACACCGGCACCCAACCCTATACCGATCCCTTCTTCGATGAAACCATCAGCAAATGCAAGTCTTTCCCTGAAAATAATCACTTGAAACGTAGTGCCAGCTCCTGCGATATGTTGGAGGAATGGTCGCTTGTGGGCGATACATTGCCGCCTTCTGCCGTCATTTTCCATGTCTCACGCTGCGGATCTACCTTGCTGGCTCAACTAATGGGCCTCGATAGCAATAATATAGCATTGGCGGAAGTGCCTTTTTTCGACGACCTGCTCCGGGCAAAATATAAACCGGGTGGCAAAGACCTTTCCCACCTGCTGCCACATGCCGTCTCCTTCTATACGCAAAAAAGAAGGGGTGGCGAAAAAAAGGCCTTTATAAAAGCCGACAGTTGGCACTTATTCTTTTACGATCAGTTGAGAGCGCTGTATCCAAACATTCCCTTTATCCTCTTATATAGGCGCCCCGATGAAGTGATTGCTTCACAGGAAAAAAGAAGAGGAATGCATGCCGTACCGGGTGTCGTCGAAAATGAAATATTCGAATTAGGTGAACTGCCCGATTATACGCATCCGCTTAATACCTATATGGCGGCAGTATTACAACAGTATTACCAGAAAATGCAGCAGATCCGGGCTGTTGACGACTTATCTTATTTAATAAATTATAACGAAGGGTTCGTTGCCATAACGGAAAAGCTCTACGAATTAACAGGTACAATATTGACGCCCGAAGCCCGGCAGTCTGTTGCTGAAAGATGCAGTTACGATGCCAAGGAACCCTATAAGAAATTTAGCAGTGAACTTTTAGATGATAACGCCCCATCTGAATACATGGAAAAAGCATTTGAAGAATATCATAGGCTCGAACAATTGAGGAAAAAAGACATTATAAATGTTTCTTTATAAAATCTAAAAAAAACGCAGTAGCCTCTTCAGGACTCGATAAGGAGGTGTTTAATATGAGATCCGCATGCGAAGGGTCTTCATAAGGATCGTTTACGCCCGTAAGGTTGGTAATATATTCAGGATGGCTTGCATCTAACAAGGCTCTTCTGTATAATCCCTTCGTGTCCCTTTCTATTAACACACGAAGCGGGCAATGTATGAATACAGTCTTGGCTTTATATAGCGATGCCAATTCATCTCTTGCTTCCTGGTAAGGGTTGATGGCGGCTATGATGGCAACCATTCCTTGTTGGCAATAAGAACTGGCCACCTTTCCCAGTCGCCTTATATTCTCGCAACGGTCAGCGCGCGAGAAGCCAAGGTCTGCACATATGGTTTTGCGATATTCATCGCCATCGATAATAATTGTAGGTATGCCTTCGTCCAATAATCGTGTCTTCACCATATTGGCTATCGTGCTTTTCCCGGCGCCGGACAATCCCGTGAGTTGAATCAGTAACATAAACAAATACTATTGATAGTATGATCTATTATTTAATGAAAATTATAAATATTTTTTAAATTAAGGAAGGTATAATGTAGTATTTATAATATAAATGTTTTAGATTTGGAGAAGTTAAAATTTACGCCTGCCATTTCTTTATTACTATATCATGAAAACTTAACCTCTATCCTTATTGCCGCTTTCCTGCAGTCGGATCCTGTGAAATAAGATACCCCATATGTAAACCTAAACAACAAATATAGAATGAAAACACTGTCTCTGGGCCTTCTGCTGCCCACGTCTACAATATTGCCCATAAGCAAGGATTTTGAACGCGGAGTGAAAGATGGATTTAATACCCACTCCCAGATAATAGAAATAGAAATTATTAAAGAGTTTATTGGACAGGGTGGAGCCAAACAGGCAGAAGATGCTTCTGGCCGCTTCTTCAATTACCACGATGTAGATGTAGTGTCGGGTGTGCTATCGCATAAGGTGGCCGACGACCTGGCGGAACAATTTAAAAAAAGAAAGATCCCTTTTATTGTGAACGATCTGGGCGGGCATATCCCCCAGGTAGATAAGCTGAACGATTATACCTATCTCAACTCATTACACCTGTGGCGGCATGCCTGGTCTATTGGTAAATGGGGCGTGGAAACCTTTGGTAAAAAAGGAATGTATATAAGTGCAGTCTACGACTCCGGGTACGCATTTTCACAAATGTTTCATGAAGGTATGATGGCTGCCGATCCGCGTGCGGAATGGTCCTTTTCTGTTTGCCCCATGCCCGATGCAGGAAACCTGTCCGATATGTCGGTGATATTCCCTTTTATGGAAGAATATCAGCCCGACTTTATTTTTGCTACATTCTGTGGCGCCGAAACAACTTTGTTCCTGAACGAATGCATTGCAAGAGGATGGCATAAAAGAACCAATATTATAGGTCTCCCTTTTATCACCGAGCCACTGGGACCACTGCATGCCGATGTAACGGTCTATTCTACTATAGCCGCGCAGAACGCAGAAATGATTGTACCCGAACGTTCATTTTATTACCTGGGTTACGAAACAGGAGCGATGCTTGCAAAAGCAGCAGCCAAAGGAGGTGACCTCAATACACAGTTGCAGGAATTATATAAAGGACTCAGGCTGGTAGGGCAGGAGCAGGCGTTGAAATACGATGAGTCATATGAAGTCATAATGACACGCAATTCCATTAAAGCGGGCGACACCGGTAAACACTCGGAAGTAATAAGTACGCTGCCCGTTTTTACAATGGAGATGCAGTCAATGAAATCATTAGTGAACGATATTCACTTCGGTTGGATGAACCCTTACCTCTGCATATAATATGAACACCATTCTGCTTTGCAATTCCGATACGCTGGCCATTCCTGCTGCCCTGCACTTGCATCACGCAGGTCAGTTGGCTGCAGTTGTGATCCCCGAACGTTCCGCCGCTGTTTTGAAAAACAGTTTCGCTCAGGTGATGATTCCACCGGAAAAAATACAAGTGGTCTCCAGGCAGCAGTTGGAAGCAACACTCACGAACCTGGTAACAACTACAAAAGCAGACCTGCTGCTTACCATGACTTTCCCCTGGAAATTGCCGGATGGCGTATTGTCATTACCCACCTTCGGATGTATCAATTTTCATTTCGGACTACTGCCCGTTTACCAGGGCGCCGATCCTGTTTTTTGGCAATTGCGCAATGGTGAAAAGGAAGGGGGTATTACCGTACATATAATGACTTCCCACATCGATAACGGGCCCGTATTGCATTATGCAAAGTTGCCACTTATGCCCGGTGAAACCTATGGTATACATTGCGAGCGGCTGGGGCATGCTGCCGTTGCTGCTATGCAAAAGGTCATGAATATTTTGCAAAACAACACCGGTACGGCTACACCACAGGAAGAAACGGTACCAGCTTATTATAAGGCGCCCGGTTTCCACGAACGCACCATTCAATGGAAGCAACAGTCGGCGGCAGAAGTAATTCAACTCGTAAATGCTTGTAACCCCAGGTATGGTGGCGCCATCACTACCTTTCGCAATATGCAGGTGAACCTGTTGGAAGCCATTCCCGTAGAAGTTAATAATCCACCCGAACAGGTCTTGCCCGGCACTATCGTGCATGCCGATATTGTTTATGGCATCATTGCAGCCTGCTGCGATAACAAATTTATAAGGATAAATATCGTCCAAATGCGCGAAGGCTATCTGTCAGGCAACAAACTGTCTCAAATGGGATGGCAAACAGGAGAACGATTTATCTGATAAACTCATTTCTTAATCATAAAAACAAACATCTATGGACGGAACAGTTGGCGAAATAAGATTGTTTGCTGGTAGCTTCGCACCCAGAAGCTGGGCTTTCTGCCAGGCGCAAACAATTCAGGTTAGGGCTAACACTGCCCTGTATTCTATCATCGGAATAATGTATGGCGGTGACGGAACTACGACTTTTAAGCTCCCCGATTTTGCAGGAAGAGTGGCTGTTGGGGTAGGTCAGGAGAACGGCCTTTCCCTGTATGCACCAGGACAGCAGGGAGGTACTATCGCTGTAACGCTGGCTGCCAGCGACATTCCTGTACACACGCATCTGGCAACTCCCACCTTAGCGTCTCAGGGGTCGGGAACGGCTACGTTGAATGCTGTCAATGGAGCTACTTTATCAACCCCGGGAGGTAATTATATTGGAACCGATTCCAATACCAATTTCTTTTCCAATGTAACACCAGCTGCGCCGGCGCCCATGGCATCTGCGTCGCTCGAGGTGTCTAATGTGGTGGCTCCTCAGATAACTTCCGTTACCCTGAGCGCTATAGGAGGTAACACTCCTCACAACAATTTGCAGCCATACCTGGTAATGAACTTCATTATTTGCATGTTTGGCGTATACCCTTCACGTAACTAATCATCAATTAACTAGAACTAAATTATTTATTATGGAAGGATATTTTGCTGAGATTCGGTGCTTTTCCGGAAACTTCGCACCTAAATATTGGGCGTTTTGCTGGGGGCAAACTTTGCCTGTTTCCACAAATCAGGCCCTGTTTGCACTCTTGTACACCACCTTTGGTGGTAATGGAATGCAAACTTTTCAATTGCCGGATTTTAGAAGCCGTGTTCCTGTTGGTACAGGTGTCCCATCCTACAATACCAATCTT
This window encodes:
- a CDS encoding M42 family metallopeptidase, whose amino-acid sequence is MAKEKKAKEKGVLTESSLEFFRNYINNASPVGFESSGQKLWLDYLQPYVDTYFTDPYGTAVGVINPQEKFKVVIEGHADEISWFVNYINDQGLIYLKRNGGVDHQIAPSKRVLIHGKKGAVKAVFGWPAIHTRLSNNDNKEPQPKVENLFLDCGARSKKEVEALGIHIGAVVTYDEGFEELAYDYYVGRAMDNRAGGFMIAEVARLLKENKKKLPFALYIVNAVQEEIGLRGAEMIARRIKPDVAIITDVTHDTHTPMVNKIVEGDVLCGRGPSLAYGPAVHNKLLDLVQEVAEEKEIPVQLRTVSRSTGTDTDSFAYANDGCPSVLISLPLRYMHTTVEMIHKNDIEHTIKLMYETLLKLTPKTNLSYF
- a CDS encoding UbiA prenyltransferase family protein, coding for MWKRFTDLLLFGNYFYGCCAVALAIETNLQLGLTLNHPAFYIALFCGSVVYYTYAYINEHYVDVQNARALWYYHHAHFIRGSQWTLGITGVVCTAYLLFRYGSALVHLPVGYWGLVFLFPVVAALYYDIPLFRPLRLNLRRTGWMKPFVIGFVWTGAVAIYPLIWHAAEAGLWKISPYHIAWFSLKNWMFITVLCIMFDIKDYASDSNKQLKTFVVRVGLRKTLFFIIIPLTVLGLFSFFCFAALNHFPAGRIVANTIPFVWMVWVGWSLHERKNILYYLAVIDGLMMVKAICGIIGITLIKI
- a CDS encoding long-chain-fatty-acid--protein ligase translates to MSNLNKTTYPGLLPSLFVNKLFEDTLAFDAAALSLAAFQYQHNKPYQQWCQLLQKPDPTAAGLAGIPFLPVSFFKTQEVITGSFTPEIVFESSGTTQTVNSRHLVKDLSVYEKSCITAFERLYGPIADWCIIGLLPAYLERQNSSLVHMVNRFMERSGRPENGFYLYDHAQLHQTLLSLEARKQKTLLIGVTFGLLDFAAAYPMQLGHTVIMETGGMKGRRAELTRYELHAYLQQQLGVSAIHSEYGMTELLSQGYSLGEGRFVCPPWMKILVRDEEDPLVVSLQGKGIINVIDLANIFSCAFIATDDVGTVYPDGSFEVWGRVDASDIRGCSLMVV
- a CDS encoding aspartyl/asparaginyl beta-hydroxylase domain-containing protein — encoded protein: MIRFACLPLSVDLPSIQHEVTQLTTEWMPHLNTKYYTGNWDIKSLRSPRGAEDNSVPDLMSAGDTYLDTPLMARCPAIQEFTGNLQCNIMSVRLMNLRSGAVIKPHRDYDLCFEKGEARIHVPVFTNDQVTFYCEEQLVPMREGECWYINANKTHQVANRGTSDRIHLVIDCVVNDWMKDLFGRAEKNEVPDILDVQETMALIAALKTHHTEMANTMAASLQAQLEAQATA
- a CDS encoding sulfotransferase family protein, coding for MTTALHQAALAGWIPFKLRNGTEVQWLYTGTQPYTDPFFDETISKCKSFPENNHLKRSASSCDMLEEWSLVGDTLPPSAVIFHVSRCGSTLLAQLMGLDSNNIALAEVPFFDDLLRAKYKPGGKDLSHLLPHAVSFYTQKRRGGEKKAFIKADSWHLFFYDQLRALYPNIPFILLYRRPDEVIASQEKRRGMHAVPGVVENEIFELGELPDYTHPLNTYMAAVLQQYYQKMQQIRAVDDLSYLINYNEGFVAITEKLYELTGTILTPEARQSVAERCSYDAKEPYKKFSSELLDDNAPSEYMEKAFEEYHRLEQLRKKDIINVSL
- the cysC gene encoding adenylyl-sulfate kinase, with product MLLIQLTGLSGAGKSTIANMVKTRLLDEGIPTIIIDGDEYRKTICADLGFSRADRCENIRRLGKVASSYCQQGMVAIIAAINPYQEARDELASLYKAKTVFIHCPLRVLIERDTKGLYRRALLDASHPEYITNLTGVNDPYEDPSHADLILNTSLSSPEEATAFFLDFIKKHL
- a CDS encoding ABC transporter substrate-binding protein; translated protein: MKTLSLGLLLPTSTILPISKDFERGVKDGFNTHSQIIEIEIIKEFIGQGGAKQAEDASGRFFNYHDVDVVSGVLSHKVADDLAEQFKKRKIPFIVNDLGGHIPQVDKLNDYTYLNSLHLWRHAWSIGKWGVETFGKKGMYISAVYDSGYAFSQMFHEGMMAADPRAEWSFSVCPMPDAGNLSDMSVIFPFMEEYQPDFIFATFCGAETTLFLNECIARGWHKRTNIIGLPFITEPLGPLHADVTVYSTIAAQNAEMIVPERSFYYLGYETGAMLAKAAAKGGDLNTQLQELYKGLRLVGQEQALKYDESYEVIMTRNSIKAGDTGKHSEVISTLPVFTMEMQSMKSLVNDIHFGWMNPYLCI
- a CDS encoding methionyl-tRNA formyltransferase, which gives rise to MNTILLCNSDTLAIPAALHLHHAGQLAAVVIPERSAAVLKNSFAQVMIPPEKIQVVSRQQLEATLTNLVTTTKADLLLTMTFPWKLPDGVLSLPTFGCINFHFGLLPVYQGADPVFWQLRNGEKEGGITVHIMTSHIDNGPVLHYAKLPLMPGETYGIHCERLGHAAVAAMQKVMNILQNNTGTATPQEETVPAYYKAPGFHERTIQWKQQSAAEVIQLVNACNPRYGGAITTFRNMQVNLLEAIPVEVNNPPEQVLPGTIVHADIVYGIIAACCDNKFIRINIVQMREGYLSGNKLSQMGWQTGERFI
- a CDS encoding phage tail protein, with the translated sequence MDGTVGEIRLFAGSFAPRSWAFCQAQTIQVRANTALYSIIGIMYGGDGTTTFKLPDFAGRVAVGVGQENGLSLYAPGQQGGTIAVTLAASDIPVHTHLATPTLASQGSGTATLNAVNGATLSTPGGNYIGTDSNTNFFSNVTPAAPAPMASASLEVSNVVAPQITSVTLSAIGGNTPHNNLQPYLVMNFIICMFGVYPSRN